A segment of the Sphingobacterium oryzagri genome:
GCCCTGTGCTACAATTTTGGCAAATACCCACATCCCCATGTACTCATCATCATGGATGTCAAAAATATAGTCGGTCTCTTTTTTGGGGATGACCAACACGTGCCCTTGAGTCAATGGGCTAACGTCCAAAAAAGCTAAATAATCGTTACTCTCGGCTACTTTATAAGCTGGAATTTCACCAGAAACGATCTTTGAAAAAATTGTTGACATATCTTATCTTCATTAAGAATAACAAACAAACTTAGATAAATTTGCTCTGATATGCAATTATTATCGTGCCGAATATCATGTCAGTTGACAAATCTCCTCTCCAATGGACACACCTACTGCTGCTGAAAAGTAGCTTCGCTTGCCCGTTGTATAAAACGCCTCCTGTTCAAGTTACCGGCTCGCTTGGTTCGCCAATAGCGCAGGCCGAGTAAAAAACAAGGCAAACAAAAACGGCCGCTTTCGTAAGCAGCCGTTCTGTAGCTATATTGTGCGGTTATGGCAAGACCGCACATAACCTGATTAACTTAACGCGAAATCTCTAAGATTTCAAACTCCAATACACCTGCCGGAGCCTCAATCTGCGCAACTTCACCAACGGATTTACCGAGAAGGCCTTGCGCAATCGGGGATTTCACAGAAATTTTGCCCGATTTTAAATCTGCCTCTGTTTCGGAAACAAGTTGATAAGTCATCACCGCGTTGTTTTTCTTATTCTTTATCTTCACATAAGACAAAGCGAGCACCTTGGATGTGTCGAGTGTCGATTCATCGATCAAGCGCGCACTGGCCAAAACCTCTTCCAATTTAGCAATTCTCGCTTCATGCAAGCCTTGCGCCTCTTTAGCGGCATCGTATTCCGCATTTTCGGATAAATCGCCTTTGTCTCTCGCTTCGGCTATCGCTTTAGCAATATTAGCTCTACCTTCGGTTTTCAATAGCTGCAACTCCTGTTTCAGCTTATCCAATCCTTCTTGTGTGTAATAAGTTACTTCTGCCATATTTTTTACCTTATTTATTTACCTAAAAATCAAAAAAAAGACAAGACCATACGGCCCCTCTCCAGGACAACATGGTCTTGTACATTGCTTGCAAGATAGCAAGCTTGTTTCATAAAACCAAATTTCTTTTTGTTATTCCTCCTCGTCGGTATCGACAAATTTATAGCCCAAACCACGCACCGTTTGTAAGTAATGCGGCTTGTCTGGATTGGTCTCTATTTTCTTCCGTAAGCGAACCACATGCATATCCAGCGTGCGTGTGTTTACGTTTGAACTGTAGCCCCAAACTACTTCCATCAGCTGCTCGCGCGTAATCTCTTTTCCTACATTTTGCAGGAAATACAACAAGATTCTATTCTCTAGAATGGTGAGTTCAATTTTGCGACCATCGCGCACCAACGAGTGGATATTAGGATGATGTTCCGTGCCACCAAAGGTGTATACATCGTTGTTTTTAGGCAGAAAAAACCGCACTTTGTTTTCGATCATCGCAACCAAAACGTCCATGTTAAACGGTTTCGTAATATAATCTGTCACGCCGTAAGCATAAGCGTCAATTTTATCCACATCTTGCGACTTAGCTGTCATCATGATGATAATATTTTCGAAACCGGCTTTCCTAACGGACTCGCACACTTCAATGCCCTCCTTACCGGGAAGCATCCAGTCTAACAAAACGATCTCTGGTTTTTGCTGTATGATAAGATTTTCGGCTTCATTACCGTTGCCGGATTGAAGTACTTTATACCCTTCGGTTTGCAAACGATGGGTAACCAAAAACCGGAGATTTTCATCATCTTCGATTACCGCTATAGTGATATCTTTACTCATAATCTTAACTTAATTCTTTTTCGGACCTAAAGGTAGAAGCAATATAAATGTGGTGCCTTGGTTAAGTATACTCTCCACACGAATCTCGCCCCCCATAAAATCAACAATCTCTTTACAAAATGCTAATCCAAGACCAATGCTTCCTTGCTGATTAAATTGATTCTTAACCCTATAAAACTTCTTAAAAATACTATTAAATTCCTTCTTATTTATACCAATGCCCTGATCTTTGAACTTAATAACAAAGTTTTTTTTGTTTTGTTGTATATCAATTTCCAAAAACTTGCGATGTGCTTCCGAATATTTGTACGCATTATCAATCAAATTTTGAAAAACACTCAACAACAATGTCGTATCCACCATCATTTTATGTTGAACATCGATATGATAGGAAAAGTTTAAATCAGGATATTTTAAACGCACAGCTTCAAAAATCGGTGCGCAAAATTCTTCTACATCAACCTCTTCCTTATTCGGTTTGATCGATTTATTCTCGATCTGCGCAAACGACAACAACTTATTCATCAAGCTATTAAGCTTATCGGCTTCTTGATCTAATATCTTACCATACATCCGTTGCTCTTCCGTAGAGAGTTTTTCGGAGCTTTGAATATTGTTTCCGGCAATCTTGATCACACTTACCGGCGTTTTAAATTCATGCGTCAGGTTGTTAATAAAATCATATTGCAGCTGAAACAGCCGGCTGTTAATCGTAATGTTGCGATAGATAAGATACGCTATAAAAATAAGAATCAGGTAAATGATGGAAATACCTAAACTCACGGGCAGGAAACGCCGATTGACCTCTTTGTTGATAAAAGCCTCAGAACTGGTGTACTGCAACTTATAGTCAGACAATGCACCAGGGAGCGACAGTTCTGTTTGGAAGTAAAAATGCTGATCGGTGACATTGCCCGACACAATCGGTAAGATCTCGATCTTTTCATACAAATTGGGCGCACCGTTTTTGATCTGGATTTTGCTCGGATTAATCAGAAACAAAAACATATCCTGATCGTAAGAAACGATCGGATTGTCGGCCGTAGACATCATGCGTTTATAGGCCAACAAATCGGAAATGCGCGGAATATTCATGTACGATACTTTTCCGGCATTTAGCGTGTAGAAGACCTTATAAATATCGCTATCCGACATGCGGGTAGAATCATTCACCCTGTCTAGAAAGCCGACAAATTTAAGCACCATACTGTTAAAGTCTTCGGTGTAAGCACGCGTTTCATTAGCTTCTTTACGTTCTGCGACAAGACGATTTTGCTGATCCAGCTCAAAAGAGATCACACTCTTCGGGTAAACTAACAAGTGATTGTATTTGATACCTGCCTCGATAGAATCCGAATTGGTAACGGTAATATCATAGAAGAGCACCTGCTCGACAAATGGATTTCTACGGATAACATCACTCACATAGGAAGAAGCCTTGACCGAATCCAAATAGCCTTGATAGTATGAAATTTCCGGAATCTTCTCGTTAAAAAACTCGTGAAATGGCTGTACCGATTGATCAAATACCTCGACTTTTCGGTTGTTAAATTCGGTCTCGATAAAGTTGGCAATCATTGAGCGCGCCGCCAGCATAGCAACCACAAATAAGATCGTAACCAACACCACGAAAGCGATGAGCAATCCAAAGTTTTTGCGGTATTTTAGTTGATTATATGCCATTTATCCTACAAATAAGCTTTCAGAAAAGCTTCTACCTCTTGATAATAGTTGATGATATTCTCTTCACTCTTGAATCGGCGTCCCTCCTCTTCCTTGTATATATACTTTATCGGAACATTGTTATTCTTCAATTTTTGCACAAACTGGTTGGCATCGGTCAGCGAACTGAACCGATCGTTGCCGCCTTGCGCGAAAAGTACAGGTATTTTCACACGGTCGGCGTGAAAAACGGGCGAAATAGCCTTAAACATTTCATATTGTTTGCTCGGATCGCCAATGATATTATAAAACAAACGTACATATTGCTGCTGATAGGGCGGAATTTCTTTTAGATAGGTGAAGAGATTGGTATATCCCGACATGGAAATCGCGCATTTATAGAAAGAGGAGTTGTACGTCGCCGCATGTAACGCCGAGTAACCGCCAAAACCGCTTCCCATAATGGCTACCCTATTTTTATCGACTATGCCTTGATGAATAAGTGTAGTAACACCATCAATAATGTCGCTTTGAATTTTTCCGCCCCACTCCCGAAAACCGGCCGCCCAAAACTTCTTTCCGTAGCCTGATGAACCCCGATAGTTCATTTGAAAAACTAGATAACCTCGGTTGGCCAAAAATTGCACTTCCGAATCGAAGTCTATGCTTTCCCGTCTATTAGGGCCATCGTGTACCAAAACAACGACCGGCAGATCGCTCTTGCCGCCATGTTGCGGATAGGTAAGGTAACCGTGAATGGTTAAACCATCCCGACTTTGAAATTTCACCGGCTCTTTGCGAGAAAGCATTGCCTTTGCCAGTTTTGGATTCATCTCGGAAAGCAACGTGGCTTTGTTATTTTTCACGTCATAGTGATAAAGTCCGCCAGCATTGATATCAGTATAAATTTTAACGACCCATTGCGTCAGGCTTGTATCAGTATCGATAATATCAACAGATTGCTCCTTAAATTGTGCAGATAAGGTTTCAAAATGTTGTTGAAACGCTTTGTTGAAAAACAATTTCTCTGTTTTGTCAGCCGTATATTGACTATACACCATTTCCTGCAGATTGTCCGAGTAGCCATAAGGCT
Coding sequences within it:
- a CDS encoding HIT family protein, which translates into the protein MSTIFSKIVSGEIPAYKVAESNDYLAFLDVSPLTQGHVLVIPKKETDYIFDIHDDEYMGMWVFAKIVAQGIKNVFPCRKVGVAVVGLEVAHAHIHLIPLNHVDDMNFGRPKLQLPEEEMIKIAEDIREAISEVTNPSKS
- the greA gene encoding transcription elongation factor GreA, which translates into the protein MAEVTYYTQEGLDKLKQELQLLKTEGRANIAKAIAEARDKGDLSENAEYDAAKEAQGLHEARIAKLEEVLASARLIDESTLDTSKVLALSYVKIKNKKNNAVMTYQLVSETEADLKSGKISVKSPIAQGLLGKSVGEVAQIEAPAGVLEFEILEISR
- a CDS encoding response regulator transcription factor — protein: MSKDITIAVIEDDENLRFLVTHRLQTEGYKVLQSGNGNEAENLIIQQKPEIVLLDWMLPGKEGIEVCESVRKAGFENIIIMMTAKSQDVDKIDAYAYGVTDYITKPFNMDVLVAMIENKVRFFLPKNNDVYTFGGTEHHPNIHSLVRDGRKIELTILENRILLYFLQNVGKEITREQLMEVVWGYSSNVNTRTLDMHVVRLRKKIETNPDKPHYLQTVRGLGYKFVDTDEEE
- a CDS encoding sensor histidine kinase; protein product: MAYNQLKYRKNFGLLIAFVVLVTILFVVAMLAARSMIANFIETEFNNRKVEVFDQSVQPFHEFFNEKIPEISYYQGYLDSVKASSYVSDVIRRNPFVEQVLFYDITVTNSDSIEAGIKYNHLLVYPKSVISFELDQQNRLVAERKEANETRAYTEDFNSMVLKFVGFLDRVNDSTRMSDSDIYKVFYTLNAGKVSYMNIPRISDLLAYKRMMSTADNPIVSYDQDMFLFLINPSKIQIKNGAPNLYEKIEILPIVSGNVTDQHFYFQTELSLPGALSDYKLQYTSSEAFINKEVNRRFLPVSLGISIIYLILIFIAYLIYRNITINSRLFQLQYDFINNLTHEFKTPVSVIKIAGNNIQSSEKLSTEEQRMYGKILDQEADKLNSLMNKLLSFAQIENKSIKPNKEEVDVEEFCAPIFEAVRLKYPDLNFSYHIDVQHKMMVDTTLLLSVFQNLIDNAYKYSEAHRKFLEIDIQQNKKNFVIKFKDQGIGINKKEFNSIFKKFYRVKNQFNQQGSIGLGLAFCKEIVDFMGGEIRVESILNQGTTFILLLPLGPKKN
- a CDS encoding S9 family peptidase, with translation MYRFLFWFFAVGISCAWVSCGKKQQTDKLIPIEDFFVKPEKSNFRISPNGKKIAYLGVDDHCRNIFVLDLEDKRKSKQLTYQSAMNVQYFFWASDSTIVYSNTHAPADSLRIFGINVETEKSVSLLPVKMTRLRWLQPQRLYGDYLLASLNNRDSTVFDVYKVFVDGRAPQLVTQNPGNVLNWFPSPDGQVRLAVTSDSVQESILYRADDKQPFKQVATSDYQTLIQPLGFVKNEHDIIYALSNYGRDKLSLVEYNIAKGEEERLVYGNAEVDLEPYGYSDNLQEMVYSQYTADKTEKLFFNKAFQQHFETLSAQFKEQSVDIIDTDTSLTQWVVKIYTDINAGGLYHYDVKNNKATLLSEMNPKLAKAMLSRKEPVKFQSRDGLTIHGYLTYPQHGGKSDLPVVVLVHDGPNRRESIDFDSEVQFLANRGYLVFQMNYRGSSGYGKKFWAAGFREWGGKIQSDIIDGVTTLIHQGIVDKNRVAIMGSGFGGYSALHAATYNSSFYKCAISMSGYTNLFTYLKEIPPYQQQYVRLFYNIIGDPSKQYEMFKAISPVFHADRVKIPVLFAQGGNDRFSSLTDANQFVQKLKNNNVPIKYIYKEEEGRRFKSEENIINYYQEVEAFLKAYL